A single genomic interval of Deferribacter autotrophicus harbors:
- a CDS encoding putative nucleotidyltransferase substrate binding domain-containing protein has protein sequence MPVDLVKFINNNNIFSDVSYEKVSKIISQSKILEFEEDEVLFFKGDKYHKGLYLIVSGEVIYMDNDKVILTLLEGDFVGLSAFLGKGSYLVNARVKKGSFLVFMPEICVYKLINESEQFREKFYYEVKQRLDILCDRTGEISFDKNYKPIGRYMTKDPISIEEDASVYDASRKMGKYKIGSVVVLNNKGEVSGILTAKNIVHHFLAKTDCDDLSVSNFMDKNVLKLPKEYPLVEAFIDMQLNNKEYIVIVENEKPVGIISNNDILKYLYQNLNILSINVENANNFDQLKDIYKNLYKIVEKLVDQTRLTSEVLPTLSMIHLEIQKRVYELTVQMFYSKKGINIEDIKHAFVIMGSGARKEMMLDPDQDNGFIFADDITLREKKIMMDFANDLVENLNYVGYRKCPGHVMIINERLSKTLSDWKTDIANIVNNPGNIGLMWSSIMFDMGCLAGDERLVWELKDFVVKVVKEKDIFLIQLLEKETHNRIPLSMFGRFIVEKKGEHKGEINLKTQALTFIVDVTRAFILKHGLFETNTIDRLKALKRKGILGEDMVLNVMNAYEILVDMILRSQIEKSKKMEQVNKYINPEKLSKYNQQRLKESLSIISKYLNTALKVFKGHP, from the coding sequence ATGCCTGTTGATTTGGTTAAGTTTATTAATAATAACAATATTTTTTCTGATGTTTCCTATGAAAAAGTAAGTAAGATAATTTCACAATCAAAAATTTTGGAATTTGAAGAAGATGAGGTTTTATTTTTTAAAGGGGATAAGTATCATAAAGGTCTTTATTTGATTGTAAGTGGTGAAGTTATTTACATGGACAATGATAAAGTAATATTAACTCTTTTGGAAGGAGACTTTGTAGGGTTATCTGCTTTTCTTGGTAAAGGCTCTTATCTTGTAAATGCCCGAGTAAAAAAAGGGTCTTTTTTGGTTTTTATGCCTGAAATTTGTGTCTATAAACTTATTAATGAATCGGAGCAGTTTAGAGAAAAGTTCTATTATGAGGTTAAACAACGTTTGGATATATTGTGTGATAGAACCGGTGAGATATCATTTGATAAGAATTATAAGCCGATTGGTAGATATATGACAAAGGATCCTATTTCTATTGAAGAAGATGCTTCGGTTTATGATGCAAGTAGGAAGATGGGGAAATATAAAATTGGCTCAGTTGTGGTTTTAAATAACAAGGGAGAGGTTAGTGGAATTTTGACAGCAAAAAATATTGTTCACCATTTCCTGGCAAAGACGGATTGTGACGATTTGAGTGTAAGTAATTTTATGGATAAAAATGTTTTAAAATTGCCTAAGGAATACCCTTTAGTGGAAGCTTTTATCGATATGCAGTTGAACAATAAGGAATACATTGTGATAGTTGAAAATGAGAAGCCGGTGGGGATTATTTCAAATAATGATATTTTAAAATATCTTTATCAAAACCTAAATATTTTGAGCATTAATGTAGAAAATGCAAACAATTTTGATCAGTTGAAAGATATTTATAAAAACTTATATAAGATTGTGGAAAAACTTGTAGATCAGACAAGATTGACGAGTGAGGTGTTACCCACTTTATCTATGATTCACCTTGAAATCCAAAAGAGGGTTTATGAATTAACGGTACAGATGTTTTATAGTAAAAAAGGGATAAATATTGAAGATATTAAACATGCTTTTGTTATTATGGGAAGTGGTGCGAGAAAAGAGATGATGCTTGATCCTGACCAGGATAATGGTTTTATCTTTGCTGATGATATAACATTAAGAGAAAAAAAGATTATGATGGATTTTGCTAATGATTTGGTGGAAAACCTTAATTATGTGGGATATAGAAAATGTCCAGGTCATGTTATGATTATAAATGAAAGGTTGTCAAAAACATTGTCGGATTGGAAAACTGACATTGCAAATATTGTTAATAATCCTGGAAATATAGGGCTGATGTGGTCATCGATAATGTTTGATATGGGGTGTTTGGCAGGAGATGAAAGACTTGTTTGGGAATTGAAAGATTTTGTGGTGAAGGTAGTAAAAGAAAAGGATATTTTTTTGATTCAGTTGTTGGAGAAAGAAACACATAATAGAATACCTCTTTCGATGTTTGGAAGGTTTATTGTGGAGAAGAAGGGAGAGCATAAAGGGGAAATCAATTTAAAAACTCAAGCTCTTACTTTTATCGTGGATGTTACAAGAGCATTTATTTTAAAACATGGATTATTCGAAACTAATACTATAGACAGATTGAAAGCTCTTAAAAGAAAAGGGATTTTGGGTGAAGATATGGTGTTAAACGTGATGAATGCCTATGAAATATTAGTGGATATGATTTTGAGGAGTCAGATTGAAAAAAGTAAAAAAATGGAACAGGTTAATAAATATATTAATCCTGAAAAGCTATCAAAATACAATCAGCAAAGATTAAAAGAATCACTCTCGATTATTTCAAAATATTTAAATACAGCACTTAAAGTTTTCAAGGGGCATCCATAA
- the rpmB gene encoding 50S ribosomal protein L28, which yields MARRCDICGKGPMFGHTISHAHNVSKRVFYPNVHKIRVIEDGKVVRKKVCTKCIKAGKVQKA from the coding sequence ATGGCAAGAAGATGCGATATATGTGGTAAAGGTCCAATGTTTGGACACACAATTAGCCACGCTCACAACGTCTCAAAAAGGGTTTTTTATCCTAATGTGCATAAAATTAGAGTTATTGAAGATGGTAAAGTAGTAAGAAAGAAAGTTTGCACAAAATGTATTAAAGCTGGTAAAGTTCAAAAAGCATAA
- a CDS encoding DUF485 domain-containing protein, with product MNIEQLLNSEKFKRLVRTKWTFSFIMLAILFFIYYGYVFTIALNKQLVAQKVGQYTTVGILMGVLVVVGAWLLTVIYVIWANTKYDKIVDELKSELK from the coding sequence ATGAATATTGAGCAATTATTGAATTCCGAAAAATTCAAAAGATTGGTACGTACGAAATGGACTTTTAGTTTTATCATGCTTGCAATACTTTTTTTCATCTATTACGGATATGTTTTTACTATAGCTCTTAACAAACAACTCGTTGCCCAAAAAGTCGGCCAGTACACTACAGTGGGCATTTTAATGGGGGTTTTAGTTGTCGTTGGAGCATGGTTGTTAACAGTTATTTATGTTATCTGGGCTAACACAAAATACGATAAGATTGTGGACGAGCTCAAAAGTGAGCTAAAATAG